The following proteins are co-located in the Microbulbifer sp. VAAF005 genome:
- a CDS encoding VOC family protein, translated as MFKHPDHVTVVVTKLEESVSFFELLGFELLLKNFLTGEKASRYLQVDNVEADHFTMVLKQSSPKFEIQLLHYRNPVVKTNPSLIDLARPGYNHLCLKVDNLNEALEYLSKQGISTRSGILEYQDKKLAFLLGPENITVELAE; from the coding sequence ATGTTTAAACATCCAGATCACGTAACAGTAGTTGTTACGAAATTAGAGGAAAGTGTCAGCTTTTTTGAATTGCTGGGTTTTGAGCTTCTACTCAAAAACTTTCTAACTGGCGAGAAAGCGTCACGGTATCTCCAGGTGGATAATGTAGAAGCAGATCACTTTACGATGGTACTAAAGCAGTCATCTCCGAAATTTGAGATACAGCTACTTCACTACCGAAATCCAGTGGTTAAAACTAATCCATCACTAATTGACTTGGCAAGGCCCGGTTATAACCATCTGTGTTTAAAGGTAGATAATTTGAATGAAGCTTTAGAGTATTTATCGAAGCAAGGAATTAGTACAAGAAGCGGAATATTGGAGTATCAAGATAAAAAATTAGCTTTTCTCTTGGGACCAGAGAATATAACCGTTGAATTAGCCGAGTGA
- a CDS encoding F0F1 ATP synthase subunit epsilon: MAMTVHCDIVSAEQSLFSGLVEMVIVSGIEGELGLSYGHAQLLTALKAGPVRIIKPGGEEEVLFVSGGYAEVQPNMVTILADVAEREIDEDAAQKAREEAEHALHKAPSEVDYARISAQLAEAEARLRTLQAIRKAAGK, from the coding sequence ATGGCCATGACAGTACATTGTGACATTGTCAGCGCCGAGCAGTCTCTCTTCTCCGGGCTGGTAGAGATGGTGATTGTGAGCGGTATCGAGGGTGAGCTGGGTCTCTCCTACGGTCACGCCCAGTTGCTCACCGCTCTGAAAGCCGGTCCGGTGCGCATCATCAAGCCCGGTGGTGAAGAGGAAGTACTGTTCGTCAGCGGTGGCTACGCCGAGGTTCAACCTAATATGGTGACTATCCTCGCCGATGTAGCCGAACGTGAGATCGATGAAGACGCCGCGCAGAAGGCCCGCGAAGAAGCGGAACACGCCCTGCACAAGGCGCCGTCTGAAGTCGACTACGCGCGCATCTCAGCCCAGCTGGCCGAAGCCGAAGCGCGTCTGCGTACCCTGCAGGCAATTCGCAAGGCGGCCGGTAAGTAA
- the guaD gene encoding guanine deaminase → MVEYLSLSSNIKSNVAKLFLLLSASSNFVYAETTIFQGDILHFTSDPAKTSKAYEYIEDGGLIVKDGIIAGIISEEEISVKKRGAEIVDYRGKLILPGFIDSHIHYPQTGMIAAHGEQLLEWLKEYTFPTERKFSDKEHAKEVAEFFISQLLKNGTTSALVFGTVHPESVDALFEVAQRENMRLIAGKVLMDRNAPEYLQDTPQSAYSDSKKLIERWHNKDRLSYAITPRFAPTSTPEQLKQAAKLLDEYPDVYMHTHVSENKDEINWVKSLFPEANSYLDVYNIYGLNRDHSVFAHGIYLDDKEMESMASVGSAIAFCPTSNLFLGSGLFPLNRGEEINVSVGLGTDVGAGTSFSMLETMDEAYKVVQLQKSIGNNNNIKTLSPLKAFYLATLGSAKALDIDDKVGNFEKGKEADFIVIDLKSTDLMDFRMKSVKTLEEKLFALQVLGDDRAIYSTYIMGDKK, encoded by the coding sequence GTGGTCGAATATTTATCCTTAAGCAGCAATATAAAGTCCAATGTAGCTAAATTATTTCTATTACTCTCAGCCTCTAGCAACTTTGTTTATGCAGAGACAACTATATTTCAAGGTGACATACTTCATTTTACTTCCGACCCGGCGAAGACTAGTAAAGCTTATGAGTATATTGAGGATGGCGGATTAATTGTCAAAGATGGAATAATTGCCGGGATAATTTCTGAAGAAGAAATTTCGGTAAAAAAAAGAGGCGCAGAGATTGTAGATTATCGCGGCAAGTTAATACTTCCCGGCTTTATCGATTCTCATATTCACTATCCACAGACGGGAATGATTGCGGCTCATGGTGAGCAATTATTAGAGTGGCTTAAAGAATACACCTTTCCAACTGAAAGGAAATTTTCCGATAAAGAACATGCAAAGGAGGTTGCAGAGTTCTTTATTAGTCAGTTACTAAAGAATGGCACAACATCAGCACTTGTATTTGGTACCGTTCACCCAGAGTCTGTAGATGCTCTCTTTGAAGTTGCTCAACGAGAGAACATGCGACTAATTGCAGGTAAGGTGCTGATGGATCGCAATGCGCCAGAATACCTGCAAGATACACCGCAAAGTGCCTATTCCGATAGCAAGAAACTGATCGAACGTTGGCATAATAAGGATCGATTGAGCTATGCCATTACTCCAAGATTTGCCCCGACAAGTACTCCTGAGCAGCTTAAGCAGGCAGCTAAGTTACTAGATGAATATCCCGATGTGTATATGCATACCCATGTTTCCGAAAATAAGGATGAAATTAATTGGGTAAAATCATTGTTCCCAGAAGCAAATAGTTATCTTGATGTTTATAACATATATGGATTAAATCGGGACCACTCAGTGTTTGCTCATGGTATTTACCTGGATGACAAAGAGATGGAAAGTATGGCTTCTGTCGGCAGCGCTATTGCTTTTTGCCCAACGTCTAATCTGTTTCTAGGGAGCGGATTATTCCCGCTTAATAGAGGTGAAGAAATCAATGTTAGCGTGGGCCTGGGAACCGATGTGGGAGCCGGCACCAGTTTCTCTATGTTAGAGACTATGGATGAGGCCTATAAGGTAGTTCAGCTGCAAAAGTCGATTGGAAATAACAACAATATAAAGACACTCTCTCCGCTAAAAGCTTTCTATCTTGCAACCTTAGGATCTGCAAAAGCATTAGATATCGATGACAAAGTTGGAAACTTTGAAAAAGGAAAAGAAGCAGATTTTATTGTCATTGATTTAAAATCAACTGATTTAATGGATTTTAGAATGAAGTCTGTAAAGACACTTGAAGAAAAACTATTTGCCCTGCAGGTTCTTGGTGATGATAGAGCTATATACAGCACTTACATAATGGGTGATAAAAAATAG
- the atpD gene encoding F0F1 ATP synthase subunit beta translates to MSNGQIVQVIGAVIDVEFPRDSVPNVYDALVVEDKNLTMEVQQQLGDGVVRAIAMGSSEGVSRGLSVRNTGAPVSVPVGLETLGRIMDVLGNPIDECGPIGEKERSSIHRAAPTYEEQSSSTELLETGIKVIDLVCPFAKGGKVGLFGGAGVGKTVNMMELINNIATEHSGLSVFAGVGERTREGNDFYYEMAESGVVDLENKANSKVAMVYGQMNEPPGNRLRVALTGLTMAEKFRDEGKDVLLFVDNIYRYTLAGTEVSALLGRMPSAVGYQPTLAEEMGVLQERITSTKTGSITSIQAVYVPADDLTDPSPATTFAHLDSTVVLSRDIAAKGIYPAVDPLDSTSRQLDPQVIGQEHYEVARGVQSVLQRYKELKDIIAILGMDELSEEDKQTVARARKIERFLSQPFHVAEIFTGAPGKYVSLKETIRGFQGILNGEYDHMPEQAFYMVGTIDEAVEKANKAKG, encoded by the coding sequence ATGAGTAACGGGCAAATTGTGCAAGTGATCGGAGCGGTCATCGACGTGGAATTCCCACGCGATTCTGTTCCGAATGTATACGACGCACTGGTGGTTGAGGACAAAAACCTCACCATGGAAGTGCAGCAGCAGTTGGGTGACGGCGTGGTACGCGCTATTGCCATGGGTTCATCCGAAGGTGTCAGCCGCGGTCTGTCCGTGCGCAATACCGGCGCTCCGGTTTCTGTACCGGTTGGCCTGGAAACCCTCGGTCGCATCATGGACGTGCTCGGCAACCCGATTGACGAGTGTGGCCCTATCGGTGAGAAAGAGCGCTCCTCTATCCACCGCGCTGCGCCGACCTACGAAGAGCAGTCCAGCTCTACCGAACTGCTGGAAACCGGCATCAAGGTAATCGACCTGGTTTGCCCGTTCGCCAAGGGTGGTAAGGTTGGTCTGTTCGGTGGTGCCGGTGTAGGTAAAACCGTAAACATGATGGAACTGATCAACAACATCGCTACCGAGCACTCCGGTCTGTCCGTGTTCGCAGGTGTTGGTGAGCGTACCCGTGAAGGTAACGACTTCTACTACGAGATGGCTGAATCCGGCGTTGTTGACCTGGAAAACAAAGCCAACTCCAAAGTGGCGATGGTTTACGGTCAGATGAATGAGCCGCCCGGCAACCGTCTGCGCGTAGCCCTGACCGGCCTGACCATGGCGGAGAAATTCCGTGATGAAGGCAAAGACGTACTGTTGTTCGTCGACAACATCTACCGCTACACCCTGGCCGGTACCGAAGTATCCGCACTGCTGGGCCGTATGCCTTCTGCGGTAGGTTACCAGCCGACCCTGGCGGAAGAGATGGGCGTTCTGCAGGAGCGTATTACCTCCACCAAGACTGGCTCTATCACCTCTATCCAGGCGGTATACGTACCGGCGGATGACTTGACTGACCCGTCTCCGGCGACCACCTTCGCGCACTTGGACTCCACTGTAGTACTGAGCCGTGATATCGCCGCTAAAGGTATCTACCCGGCTGTTGACCCGCTGGACTCCACCTCTCGTCAGCTGGACCCACAGGTAATTGGTCAGGAGCACTACGAAGTGGCTCGCGGCGTACAGTCTGTACTGCAGCGCTACAAAGAGCTGAAGGACATCATCGCGATCCTGGGTATGGACGAGCTGTCTGAAGAAGACAAGCAGACCGTAGCCCGCGCCCGTAAGATCGAGCGCTTCCTGTCCCAGCCGTTCCACGTTGCGGAAATCTTCACCGGTGCACCAGGTAAATACGTTTCCCTGAAAGAAACCATCCGTGGTTTCCAGGGCATCCTGAACGGTGAATATGACCACATGCCGGAACAGGCCTTCTACATGGTGGGAACCATCGACGAAGCTGTGGAAAAAGCCAACAAAGCCAAGGGCTAA
- a CDS encoding NAD-dependent epimerase/dehydratase family protein, with amino-acid sequence MSTRILITGGCGFIGSNLVKYLSTLSLYDEILVLDNEVTGTTAALAGIPHQFIRGDVRNQRDVDEAVKHADAVIHLAADTRVINSINNPVYNFEVNVQGTVNLLEAMRRYEVRYLINASTGGAIIGEADPPVHELMPVNPASAYGASKAAAEAYCSAYSQSYGLSITCLRFSNVYGPLSLHKGSVIAAFIKNILKGQVCDVYGDGYQTRDFIFVGDLCQGIMKALEKRENGVFQLGSGQPTSINEVISLLRDVSGCHEDLEIVNHPFRAGEVRHNYTDITKAKQYLGFRPEVSLRDGIQITWDYFVNKEDVLKPSLSQRALQNAD; translated from the coding sequence ATGTCTACGCGAATCCTTATTACTGGTGGATGTGGATTTATAGGTTCAAATTTAGTCAAATATCTCAGTACTTTGAGTTTATATGACGAAATTTTAGTTTTAGATAATGAGGTCACTGGCACTACCGCAGCATTAGCCGGCATACCTCATCAATTTATCAGAGGAGATGTTAGAAATCAGCGGGATGTAGATGAGGCAGTAAAGCATGCTGATGCTGTTATACACTTAGCTGCAGATACACGTGTTATTAATTCAATAAATAATCCTGTCTATAACTTTGAAGTAAATGTACAAGGGACAGTCAATCTTCTGGAAGCGATGCGAAGGTATGAGGTTAGATATCTAATTAATGCTTCTACAGGTGGGGCGATCATTGGGGAAGCTGATCCACCTGTACACGAATTAATGCCGGTGAACCCCGCATCGGCTTATGGTGCGTCTAAGGCTGCAGCGGAAGCTTACTGTTCTGCATATTCTCAGAGCTATGGACTATCAATAACTTGTTTACGATTTTCTAATGTTTATGGTCCGCTTTCCCTTCACAAGGGAAGTGTGATAGCAGCTTTTATAAAAAATATTCTGAAAGGACAGGTCTGTGATGTCTACGGAGATGGCTATCAGACTAGAGACTTTATTTTTGTAGGCGATCTCTGCCAGGGAATAATGAAGGCTCTGGAAAAGAGAGAAAATGGAGTGTTTCAGCTAGGCAGCGGCCAGCCAACGTCAATTAACGAAGTAATTAGTTTACTAAGGGATGTCTCGGGCTGCCATGAAGACCTTGAAATAGTTAACCACCCTTTCAGAGCAGGTGAAGTACGTCATAACTATACCGATATTACTAAAGCAAAACAGTACTTGGGCTTTAGACCGGAAGTATCATTAAGGGACGGTATTCAAATTACATGGGATTACTTTGTCAATAAGGAGGATGTTCTGAAGCCCAGCCTCTCGCAGAGGGCCCTACAGAATGCAGATTGA
- a CDS encoding class I SAM-dependent methyltransferase produces MSTLEINQLDNFEQGKQAALAGEIDLARELLRPIADLNPFHPATYFLCYAESKNGSILNCDKYALTFISRHPHHVGMRIISAMLNIAKGDIDQAEKDIKIAIKCSPEHKRALKVFDQVKLIRIENNAREAIEILDTSRSHPAFSKLSRSKAAKQLKKIEPLEDWDNHELQAKIAFFHNCTNIRHALKNFDSDLITSAVELGYCSWPRKLHKYVQGCNVLDVGCGFGGYAMGYLCAGANSYTGVDPAMSLDSRRVRNKRIRKWVNAPMSGQDIMDLIPDIDLRQCSTRDLVGIKTFDTVCLHNVTEHLLEIEGVFEDIAGLLSKGGKIIFLHHNFYGWSGHHMPPHNPSVLDEGNPDHLKFCDWNHINIVRHLPHDHYLHTHLNRIRIDELRALTRKYFNIDTWELQPSHSNVLERLTPEIETRVREEIPDITLDEMKTNVVFCVAYAK; encoded by the coding sequence ATGTCTACTTTAGAAATCAATCAGCTGGATAATTTTGAACAAGGGAAGCAAGCTGCATTAGCTGGAGAAATAGACCTGGCGAGAGAGTTATTGCGTCCAATTGCCGATCTCAACCCTTTTCATCCGGCTACTTATTTTCTTTGCTATGCCGAATCAAAAAATGGTTCGATTCTAAATTGTGATAAATATGCGCTGACCTTCATATCAAGACATCCACACCATGTAGGCATGAGAATAATCTCCGCTATGCTAAATATAGCTAAAGGAGATATAGATCAAGCTGAAAAAGATATAAAAATAGCAATCAAGTGCAGTCCAGAACATAAACGAGCTCTGAAAGTCTTTGACCAAGTCAAACTGATACGAATCGAAAATAACGCCAGGGAAGCGATTGAAATTTTAGACACCTCCCGTTCTCACCCTGCATTTTCAAAACTTTCCCGCTCAAAAGCAGCAAAACAATTGAAGAAAATCGAGCCTTTAGAAGATTGGGACAATCATGAATTGCAGGCTAAAATCGCATTTTTCCACAACTGCACTAATATACGCCACGCACTGAAGAATTTTGATTCTGACCTCATCACTAGTGCCGTTGAACTCGGCTACTGTTCATGGCCAAGAAAACTACATAAATATGTACAAGGGTGCAATGTTTTAGATGTCGGTTGTGGTTTTGGCGGCTATGCCATGGGCTACCTCTGTGCTGGGGCAAACAGTTATACCGGTGTAGACCCTGCAATGTCTTTAGACTCCAGGAGAGTTCGCAATAAAAGGATAAGAAAGTGGGTTAACGCGCCAATGTCCGGCCAGGACATCATGGATTTGATCCCGGATATTGATTTACGCCAGTGCTCTACCCGCGATCTCGTTGGTATAAAGACCTTTGATACGGTTTGCCTACACAATGTCACTGAGCACCTATTGGAAATTGAGGGTGTATTCGAGGATATTGCGGGGTTGTTATCGAAAGGAGGAAAAATTATATTTCTGCATCACAACTTTTATGGCTGGAGTGGGCACCATATGCCTCCTCATAATCCATCAGTTTTAGATGAAGGGAATCCAGATCATCTTAAGTTTTGTGATTGGAACCATATTAATATTGTTCGCCATTTGCCACACGACCACTATTTACACACACATCTAAATCGCATTCGAATCGATGAATTACGCGCATTAACACGTAAGTATTTTAATATCGATACCTGGGAACTACAGCCTTCACATAGTAATGTTTTAGAACGTTTAACTCCGGAAATAGAGACCAGAGTAAGAGAAGAAATTCCTGATATTACACTGGATGAAATGAAGACAAATGTTGTTTTTTGTGTAGCTTACGCTAAGTAA
- the atpG gene encoding F0F1 ATP synthase subunit gamma has product MAGGKEVRTKIASIKSTQKITAAMEMVAASKMRRAQDRMALGRPYAQRIRAVIGHVANASAEYQHIYLQEREAKRVGFILVSTDRGLCGGLNVNMFKAAIREMQAWSEKGVDVEVCAVGNKAASFFNAIGSKVVAAVRDLGDAPQANQLIGSVKVMLDRYAEGDIDRLFLVSNEFINTMSQKPQVEQLLPLPKDEDEKLMHEWDYLYEPDPVELLDGLLARYIESQVYQAVVENKACEQAARMIAMKSATDNAGELIDQLQLVYNKARQAAITQELSEIVGGAAAV; this is encoded by the coding sequence ATGGCAGGCGGAAAAGAAGTACGCACAAAAATTGCCAGCATCAAGAGCACGCAGAAAATTACTGCCGCAATGGAAATGGTTGCAGCCAGTAAGATGCGCAGGGCTCAGGATCGCATGGCACTGGGGCGTCCCTACGCCCAGCGCATACGCGCAGTGATCGGCCACGTCGCCAACGCTTCGGCCGAGTACCAGCATATTTACCTGCAAGAGCGCGAGGCCAAGCGGGTCGGTTTTATCCTGGTATCCACTGACCGCGGACTCTGTGGTGGCTTGAACGTCAATATGTTCAAAGCCGCTATTCGCGAGATGCAGGCGTGGTCCGAAAAGGGTGTCGACGTCGAAGTCTGCGCGGTAGGTAACAAGGCGGCCAGTTTCTTTAATGCCATCGGCAGCAAGGTTGTCGCAGCGGTACGCGATCTGGGCGATGCGCCCCAGGCCAACCAGCTGATTGGCTCAGTTAAGGTAATGCTGGACCGTTACGCAGAAGGCGATATCGATCGCCTGTTCCTGGTATCCAATGAGTTTATCAACACCATGTCCCAGAAGCCGCAGGTTGAGCAATTGCTGCCGCTGCCGAAGGACGAAGATGAAAAACTCATGCACGAGTGGGACTACCTCTACGAGCCGGATCCGGTTGAATTGCTGGATGGATTGCTGGCTCGCTACATCGAGTCCCAGGTATACCAGGCAGTAGTTGAAAACAAAGCCTGTGAACAGGCAGCGCGTATGATCGCGATGAAGAGCGCCACCGATAACGCCGGTGAGCTGATCGATCAGTTGCAGCTTGTCTACAACAAGGCGCGCCAGGCGGCCATTACCCAGGAACTGTCCGAAATTGTCGGCGGTGCGGCGGCGGTTTAA
- a CDS encoding glutathione S-transferase family protein encodes MANEIIFYTNPQSRGCIVRWMLEEISVPYQTKVLEYGEDMKSLEYLALNPMGKVPTLVHDNKTITEAAAICVYLADVFSDSGLSPINNEERANYYRWMFYSAGPLESAIVNKYIFDEDVAKDKQQMLGYGNYKLALDTLSGAIKSNPYIVGERFTAADVYIGAQLGWGLQFGTIDGREEYQEYVNRLSQRKAFQRAQELDAALEKDMNISPA; translated from the coding sequence ATGGCAAATGAAATCATCTTTTATACGAATCCTCAGTCGAGAGGCTGTATTGTTCGATGGATGTTAGAGGAGATATCAGTACCCTATCAAACCAAAGTACTTGAATATGGCGAAGACATGAAATCGCTAGAGTATCTTGCTTTGAATCCCATGGGGAAAGTTCCAACACTAGTGCACGACAACAAAACAATAACTGAAGCAGCAGCAATATGTGTCTACTTGGCTGATGTGTTTTCCGATTCAGGTTTGTCTCCGATAAATAACGAAGAGCGTGCCAATTATTACCGGTGGATGTTTTATTCGGCTGGACCTCTAGAGTCCGCCATTGTGAATAAATATATCTTTGATGAAGATGTGGCTAAAGATAAACAGCAAATGTTGGGTTACGGTAATTATAAACTTGCACTAGATACGCTATCTGGTGCAATAAAATCAAACCCGTATATTGTTGGAGAACGTTTTACAGCAGCAGATGTATATATTGGTGCACAGCTGGGGTGGGGGTTACAGTTTGGAACTATAGATGGACGTGAAGAGTATCAGGAGTATGTAAATCGTTTATCTCAACGTAAAGCATTTCAACGAGCTCAAGAACTTGATGCAGCTTTGGAAAAAGACATGAATATAAGCCCAGCTTAA
- a CDS encoding NAD-dependent epimerase/dehydratase family protein: protein MKLIIVGGDGFCGWPTSLHLSNLGHEVIIIDNFSRRKIDSELNVKSLTPIRELKERIDTWFELTGKVIRFVELDVSQKFNDLVNLIEEEKPDSIVHFGEQRAAPYSMKSSATKNYTISNNICGTHNILNAIVATQLDIHLVHLGTMGVYGYGHEEPIPIPEGYLDVKIETIDNRQISDSIVYPPNPGSIYHMTKTMDSQMFQYYAKNDRLRITDLHQGIVWGTQTELSSLDERLINRFDYDGDYGTVLNRFLMQATVGFPLTVHGTGGQTRAFIHISDTCKCIEQALLHPPELGERPLILNQMAETQTLSDLAQLVHSLTDCEISYLPNPRKEAERNDLNVKNDLLRSFGWQPILIKDSLLQEITDITMQYQDRADHSKIPCVSYWTQGNKLADISYREKTSEVTETIS from the coding sequence TTGAAACTGATAATAGTCGGTGGCGATGGCTTTTGTGGATGGCCAACCTCATTACATCTGAGTAATTTAGGTCATGAAGTTATTATTATTGACAATTTTTCTAGAAGAAAAATTGATAGTGAACTCAATGTAAAGTCATTAACACCGATTCGAGAACTGAAAGAACGTATTGATACCTGGTTTGAGTTAACGGGAAAGGTTATTCGCTTTGTCGAGTTGGATGTTTCCCAGAAATTTAACGATCTTGTAAATCTAATAGAGGAGGAAAAACCAGATAGTATAGTTCATTTTGGTGAGCAGCGTGCTGCCCCCTATTCGATGAAAAGTAGCGCTACTAAAAATTATACGATCTCTAATAACATTTGTGGTACCCATAATATTCTCAATGCGATTGTAGCGACACAGCTTGATATCCACTTGGTTCACCTCGGTACAATGGGTGTGTATGGTTACGGCCATGAGGAGCCCATACCAATACCTGAAGGTTACTTGGATGTAAAAATAGAGACAATTGATAATCGTCAAATTTCAGACTCTATCGTTTATCCGCCTAATCCCGGCTCCATTTACCATATGACTAAGACGATGGATTCGCAGATGTTTCAGTATTATGCGAAAAATGACAGGCTTCGTATTACCGATCTTCACCAGGGGATTGTTTGGGGAACACAGACTGAACTCTCTAGTCTGGATGAGCGCCTGATAAATCGTTTTGATTATGACGGGGACTACGGCACAGTCCTAAATAGATTTCTAATGCAAGCGACTGTCGGTTTTCCACTGACTGTTCATGGCACAGGTGGTCAAACTCGTGCATTTATCCATATCTCTGATACTTGTAAATGTATTGAGCAGGCACTTTTACATCCACCGGAGCTCGGTGAACGGCCACTGATTCTCAATCAGATGGCGGAAACGCAAACACTTTCCGATCTTGCACAATTAGTTCATTCATTGACAGACTGTGAAATAAGTTATCTGCCAAACCCGAGGAAGGAGGCAGAGAGAAATGATCTCAATGTAAAAAATGATTTACTTCGTTCATTCGGATGGCAGCCGATTCTTATTAAAGATAGCCTTCTGCAGGAAATTACAGATATAACAATGCAATATCAAGATCGGGCTGATCATTCAAAAATACCTTGCGTTTCCTATTGGACACAAGGTAATAAACTAGCCGATATTTCCTATCGGGAAAAAACTAGTGAAGTTACAGAAACCATTTCTTAG